TACAGGCATACcttggtttaaggacactcactttaagtacactcgcgagtaaggacatatttttaaTAGCGACATacctgtgtccgtacgctcgcttcgcgagtacggacacttattctgccctacagaccgccgtaatagtgacgcgctgattcccctcgcccaatacgaaaacggcagctcgcgcatgcgcctgtcagcacatcctgaacaccaataccggctccctacctgtaccgaagcatcgttgagtgggaaaagggtagtgcttcactttaagtacattttcgctttacatacatgctctggacccattgcgtacgttaatgcggggtatacctgtagtcACTTGACaagtactatacatctcatatgcacttacAATGACCTATTGCATACCCATTAaacataacaccctcctactgtctctgtacgttctccctacttaccacttcgattgtaagctcttcgggacagggactccttttcgtaatgtttacttttatgtttacattgcttattcccattatgtctcaTATTACTTTGTcactcatcatcaccatcatcatcatctatttTTGAGTAAAAACACGCCTCCACTTAAAGGGGGCATTacaatactttacagttaaacacattaaaatgcaattgtttCGTTAGACactcacgtgtattactgctgtgacgcgctatgcacTTTGATggggctatacaaataaagatatacatacagggagcACACTTTACAGgcaccccgcttcagcttaatgATATGGTAGGTGTTGGTGCTTGCTGGGGCAAAATGTATAGACAACCAGAGAGAAAAGAACCCCAGTGTAAGCACTCTATCACCTTGTGAGATGATTGCTATGTTTTAACATCTCACAAGGTGATAGAGTGCTTTCACTGGGTTCTTTTCTCTCTGGTTgtataaagatataaatacatgCATTAGCTTGAAGAGGCCAAAATATGACATGTTTTTGTATACACAAACAATAgcacaattacattttttttaaatgccctcCATTAATGGCACAGGAACAAATCAAGATTTGTATTTAGATCAGTGTCAATTGCTTtcagtctgtctgtctatctatctatccatccaaCCAACCATCCACCCAtttcaatgtcttgtatagcgcatacacacagcgaaCCCTGCTCCGATGTGCTTTGATGGTCCCACAATGTTCCCACAATGGTGGGAAGAAGACAACTGCAGGGTTAATGTTGCTACTTGGTTTCAAACAAAATATTTGTCCTTCCTTAGTAACATTTAGATATAAAACAGGGTCAAGCATGAACGGCATTTTGGCACAATAATAAACATTTGCGGGTCTGTTTTTCATGCTGTATCtgcaaattatgttttttttaggaTTACAGGATAACAAAGGAAGACACAAAAGAAGAAAGGCATGGCAAGAGCAGAAAAAGCCAATGGGAGATACTGAGGGTAGATGAGTGGCTCAGCACTATTGAGTGTACAAAAGTAACAGAATCACTGCTTTTTTCGATCTTAAAATCTCCCTTTCCTAGCACTCTATGAATATTGGTGAGTCATTAAAAAGCAGTAATACGGCATCTTATTTCAAAACATTTGATTCTGTTATACTTTTTGGTCAGAAATACTTTTAATGTAAATCCCCATTTCTGTTTCTAAAAATTGcatatgtgtaaaaaaaaaaaagtttccatCTGTACCCCCATGTGCCATTGCACATTGGTCACAGCTGCTAAGTGGAGTTGTATGTCTGTAAAAAAAAAGAGTGGTGATATTCTTTTGGAAAATATAAAATCTCACATCAGTCACAGCCTCTGAGTCACTGCCCTCTCAGCCTGTCCACTGCCCTCTTTAGGGCATCTTTCATTTCTTTGTTTCGAAGGCTGTAAATCATAGGGTTCAGAAGAGGAACCACCACAGAATAAAAGACAGAAACCACTTTATCTACTGAGGAGGAGTTCTTGGCCTTAGGACGGACATACATGAAGATGACTGTGCCAAAGAATATGCCAACGACCGCAATGTGAGAGGCGCAGGTGGAGAAAGCTTTCTGGCGGCCAAGGGAGGAAGGTATCCGCAGAATGGTGACTACCACGGAGAGGTAGGACAAGAAAGTGAAGAAGAAGCAGCCAAGGATGACTGTCCAAGCCACTGCTGAGAAGATAATCTCGTTAAGCCAGGTGTCTGTGCAGGATAATTGCAGTAGTGGGCTGAAGTCACAGAAGAAGTGATTAATGGTGTTTGGACCACAAAACACCAGTTGTGACATCATAGCGGCCGGCAGGGAAATGGATAGGCAGCCTGCAAGCCAGGAACCAGCTGCCAGCTTCCTGCAGATGGATCCAGTCATGAGGTTGGCATAGCGCAAGGGATGGCAGATAGCCACGTACCGGTCATATGCCATGACGGCCAAAAGAAAATGTTGGCTGGCTCCAAGGAAGAAGAGAAAATAGAATTGGGTGATGCACCCAATTGAAGAGATGGTTTTGTTTCCAGTCCCCAGGTCTCTTAGCATCCTGGGGACAGTAACTGTGGTGTACCAAATCTCTAGGAAGGAGAAGTTCCCAATGAAGAAGTACATGGGTTTGTGAAGGGATCTCTGTGATGTAACcaatgagatgatgaggaggtTGGAGGCCACAGTCATTGAATAAATGGTCAGGAAGAGGATGAAAAGAAACAGGTGAGTTTCCTTGCCTAGAGTGAAACCCAAGAGGATGAAACTGCTCACAGAGCTGTGGTTGCTGCTGATCATGGTGAAGGCATCTTGGGGTGAAATACATGAGAGGGAAAATGAAGAGAGTAAGAAAGGAAGTGT
The Ascaphus truei isolate aAscTru1 chromosome 13, aAscTru1.hap1, whole genome shotgun sequence DNA segment above includes these coding regions:
- the LOC142465056 gene encoding olfactory receptor 287-like; translation: MISSNHSSVSSFILLGFTLGKETHLFLFILFLTIYSMTVASNLLIISLVTSQRSLHKPMYFFIGNFSFLEIWYTTVTVPRMLRDLGTGNKTISSIGCITQFYFLFFLGASQHFLLAVMAYDRYVAICHPLRYANLMTGSICRKLAAGSWLAGCLSISLPAAMMSQLVFCGPNTINHFFCDFSPLLQLSCTDTWLNEIIFSAVAWTVILGCFFFTFLSYLSVVVTILRIPSSLGRQKAFSTCASHIAVVGIFFGTVIFMYVRPKAKNSSSVDKVVSVFYSVVVPLLNPMIYSLRNKEMKDALKRAVDRLRGQ